One segment of Stenotrophomonas sp. SAU14A_NAIMI4_8 DNA contains the following:
- the gspD gene encoding type II secretion system secretin GspD, with translation MNLRFLSSSFLLALLVGCTTVSGPHVQRNGNPQPTPPAGQAAADAQVAEGDGQSGAPQAVIRRGSGTMINREAARAPSPALNTASSGSATFNFEGESVHAVVKAILGDMLGQNYVIAPGVQGTVTLATPKPVSPAQALNLLEMVLGWNNARMVYSGGRYNIVAADQALAGTVAPSTAPASSARGFEVRVVPLQFISASEMKKVLEPYARPNAIVNVDTGRNVITLGGTRAELENYLHTVEIFDVDWLSGMSVGVFPIQSGKAEQVAADLEKVFGEDSKTPSAGMFRFLPLENANAVLVITPQARYLDQIQQWLDRIDTAGGSARLFSYELRYIKARDLAQRLSEAFASSNNRNNRGSATTLAPGAQPMQLDSTGQTDTRTDSSTLGSTGSSSSGMASTMNLPQRQEGNISVSLDVEGDTVGVSAVEETNALLVRATPQAWRSIREVIEKLDVMPLQVHIEAQVAEVSLQGELSYGVNWYFENAVQGQTFPGATGDATLPSALGRNVWGTFAGAITGSEGLGWTFLGKNAAAVVSALDKVTDLRLLQTPSIFVRNNAEATLNVGDKVPISTVSVNTGVGTDNTYSQVQYIDTGVILKVRPRVTRDGTVFMDIVQEVSSAGEVAANCDPTRTQCNPRISTRKLSTEAAIQSGDTIMLAGLITDSGTDGHNGIPGLSRIPVVGALFGSKTRNSRRSEVIVLLTPTIVRNGQEARALTDEYSSRFRAMEPIAPGARKK, from the coding sequence ATGAACCTGCGTTTCCTTTCTTCCTCGTTCCTCCTTGCGCTGCTGGTCGGCTGCACCACGGTGTCCGGCCCGCACGTGCAGCGCAACGGCAACCCGCAACCCACGCCGCCGGCCGGCCAGGCCGCCGCCGATGCGCAGGTGGCCGAAGGTGATGGCCAGAGCGGCGCGCCGCAGGCGGTCATCCGTCGTGGCAGCGGCACCATGATCAACCGCGAGGCCGCGCGCGCACCGTCGCCGGCGCTGAATACCGCCAGCAGCGGCAGTGCCACCTTCAATTTCGAGGGTGAATCGGTACACGCGGTGGTCAAGGCCATCCTGGGTGACATGCTGGGCCAGAACTACGTGATCGCACCGGGCGTGCAGGGCACGGTCACCCTGGCCACGCCCAAGCCGGTGTCGCCGGCACAGGCACTGAACCTGCTGGAGATGGTGCTGGGCTGGAACAACGCGCGCATGGTCTACAGCGGCGGCCGCTACAACATCGTCGCCGCCGACCAGGCCCTGGCCGGCACCGTCGCGCCCAGTACCGCACCGGCCTCCAGTGCCCGTGGCTTCGAGGTGCGGGTGGTGCCGCTGCAGTTCATCTCCGCCAGCGAAATGAAGAAGGTGCTGGAGCCGTACGCGCGGCCCAACGCCATCGTCAATGTCGATACCGGGCGCAACGTGATCACCCTGGGCGGCACCCGTGCCGAACTGGAAAACTATCTGCACACCGTCGAGATCTTCGACGTGGACTGGCTGTCGGGCATGTCGGTGGGCGTGTTCCCGATCCAGTCCGGCAAGGCCGAACAGGTGGCTGCCGATCTGGAGAAAGTCTTCGGCGAAGACAGCAAGACCCCCAGCGCCGGCATGTTCCGTTTCCTGCCGCTGGAGAACGCCAACGCCGTGCTGGTCATCACCCCGCAGGCGCGCTACCTGGACCAGATCCAGCAGTGGCTGGACCGCATCGACACCGCCGGTGGCAGCGCCCGCCTGTTCTCCTACGAACTGCGTTACATCAAGGCGCGTGACCTGGCCCAGCGCCTGTCCGAGGCGTTTGCCAGCAGCAACAACCGCAACAATCGCGGCAGTGCCACCACCCTGGCCCCGGGTGCGCAGCCGATGCAGCTGGACAGCACTGGCCAGACCGACACCCGCACCGACAGCAGCACGCTGGGCAGCACGGGTTCCAGCAGCAGCGGCATGGCCAGCACCATGAACCTGCCGCAGCGCCAGGAAGGCAACATCAGCGTCAGCCTGGACGTGGAAGGCGATACCGTTGGCGTGTCGGCGGTGGAAGAAACCAATGCGCTGCTGGTACGCGCCACCCCGCAGGCCTGGCGGTCGATCCGCGAAGTGATCGAGAAGCTGGACGTCATGCCGCTGCAGGTGCATATCGAAGCGCAGGTGGCCGAAGTCTCGCTGCAGGGCGAATTGAGCTACGGCGTGAACTGGTACTTCGAGAATGCCGTGCAGGGCCAGACCTTCCCCGGCGCCACCGGCGATGCCACCCTGCCCAGCGCCCTGGGCCGCAACGTGTGGGGCACCTTCGCCGGCGCGATCACCGGCAGTGAAGGGCTGGGCTGGACCTTCCTGGGCAAGAATGCCGCCGCCGTGGTCAGCGCGCTGGACAAGGTCACCGACCTGCGCCTGCTGCAGACCCCGTCGATCTTCGTGCGCAACAACGCCGAAGCCACCTTGAACGTGGGCGACAAGGTGCCGATCAGCACGGTGTCGGTGAACACCGGCGTGGGCACCGACAACACCTACAGCCAGGTGCAGTACATCGACACCGGCGTGATCCTGAAGGTGCGCCCGCGGGTAACGCGCGATGGCACGGTGTTCATGGACATCGTGCAGGAAGTGAGCAGCGCCGGCGAAGTGGCGGCCAACTGCGATCCGACCCGCACCCAGTGCAACCCGCGCATTTCCACCCGCAAGCTGTCCACCGAAGCGGCCATCCAGAGTGGTGACACGATCATGCTGGCCGGCCTGATCACCGATTCGGGCACCGATGGCCACAACGGCATTCCTGGCCTGAGCCGGATTCCGGTGGTGGGCGCGCTGTTTGGCAGCAAGACGCGCAACAGCCGACGTTCCGAAGTGATCGTGCTGCTGACCCCCACGATCGTGCGCAACGGCCAGGAAGCGCGCGCGCTGACCGACGAATACAGCAGCCGCTTCCGCGCCATGGAGCCGATCGCCCCCGGCGCCCGCAAGAAGTAA
- a CDS encoding glycosyltransferase has product MGAIVLLPLGVDDAVLDRCLAALDAGTAPGTAVWLADDAQAGPRAQAVVEHWLAHTPLQAEYTRRARPLGEVAHLDEMLRACEGLDVAVLAPDCVPAPGWLQQLQACFARDAAIATATPWCNAGETAAWPRLGEINPEPADPALLAHTCAALPSLHPELPSAVTHAVLVRGNARRRAGGLDVDSYLGWNAALVDLSLRMAGLGWRNVLCENAFVSRAGEAPSREGDLEALAARWPGWMPRLADFLMHDPLHGLRQDLQQQLQQAIMPRGQGDLFAQPSPPESPA; this is encoded by the coding sequence ATGGGGGCGATCGTGTTGTTGCCGCTGGGCGTGGACGATGCCGTACTGGACCGCTGCCTGGCCGCGCTGGATGCCGGTACCGCACCCGGTACCGCCGTCTGGTTGGCCGACGATGCACAGGCCGGGCCGCGTGCGCAGGCCGTGGTCGAACACTGGCTGGCGCATACACCGCTGCAGGCCGAATACACCCGCCGCGCGCGACCGCTGGGCGAAGTGGCCCACCTGGATGAAATGCTGCGTGCCTGCGAAGGGCTGGATGTGGCCGTGCTCGCACCCGACTGCGTGCCAGCGCCCGGTTGGCTGCAACAGCTGCAGGCCTGCTTCGCCCGCGATGCCGCCATTGCCACCGCCACACCCTGGTGCAACGCCGGCGAAACCGCCGCCTGGCCGCGGCTGGGCGAGATCAATCCGGAGCCTGCTGACCCGGCCCTGCTGGCCCATACCTGCGCCGCGTTGCCCAGCCTGCACCCCGAACTGCCCTCGGCGGTAACCCATGCGGTGCTGGTGCGCGGCAACGCGCGCCGCCGCGCGGGTGGCCTGGACGTGGACAGCTACCTGGGCTGGAACGCCGCGCTGGTCGACCTGAGCCTGCGCATGGCCGGTCTGGGCTGGCGCAACGTGCTGTGCGAGAACGCCTTCGTCAGCCGCGCCGGTGAAGCCCCCAGCCGCGAAGGCGACCTGGAAGCGCTGGCCGCGCGCTGGCCCGGCTGGATGCCGCGGCTGGCCGATTTCCTGATGCACGACCCGCTGCACGGGTTGCGCCAGGATCTGCAACAGCAGCTGCAGCAGGCGATAATGCCGCGCGGGCAGGGCGACCTGTTCGCGCAGCCATCGCCGCCGGAGTCGCCCGCTTGA
- a CDS encoding glycosyltransferase family 2 protein, giving the protein MKSAIAAIVVTYQSGSTIDACLSRLRQSQDVAEIRVIDNGSLDDTLDIIQRHASHDARVRFIGNPDNPGFAAANNQGVADSHSPWLAFINPDLMVEPDTLAALRARAEGLGDALLGVEQVDEQGQADDAVRRRDPDFLAMLRSPGRGGRLAIPRDPQQTLQVVPALSGALLLMPRTLFDRIGGWDAGYRLHAEDLDLCRRVRDAGGVVAIANDLQVTHVRGVSSRSRPFFVEWHKHRGLWRYFSKFEAKQRSWPVRGLVWGAIWAHALLLVPRLLRKAL; this is encoded by the coding sequence TTGAAGTCCGCCATCGCCGCCATCGTTGTGACCTACCAGAGCGGCAGCACCATCGATGCCTGCCTGTCGCGGCTGCGCCAGTCGCAGGACGTGGCCGAAATCCGCGTCATCGACAACGGCTCGCTGGACGACACGCTGGACATCATCCAGCGCCATGCCAGCCACGATGCGCGCGTGCGCTTCATCGGCAATCCGGACAACCCCGGCTTCGCCGCGGCCAACAACCAGGGCGTGGCCGATTCGCACAGCCCCTGGCTGGCCTTCATCAACCCGGACCTGATGGTCGAGCCCGATACCCTGGCCGCGCTGCGCGCGCGCGCCGAAGGCCTGGGGGATGCGCTGCTGGGGGTGGAACAGGTGGACGAGCAGGGCCAGGCCGACGATGCCGTGCGCCGCCGCGATCCGGATTTCCTGGCCATGCTGCGCTCGCCGGGCCGTGGTGGCCGGCTGGCCATCCCGCGTGATCCGCAGCAGACGCTGCAGGTGGTGCCGGCCCTGTCCGGCGCGCTGCTGCTGATGCCGCGCACCCTGTTCGACCGCATCGGTGGCTGGGATGCGGGGTACCGCCTGCATGCCGAAGACCTGGACCTGTGCCGCCGCGTGCGCGATGCCGGCGGGGTAGTGGCCATCGCCAACGATCTGCAGGTCACCCACGTGCGTGGGGTCTCCAGCCGCTCGCGGCCGTTCTTCGTGGAATGGCACAAGCATCGCGGCCTGTGGCGCTACTTCAGCAAGTTCGAGGCGAAGCAGCGCTCGTGGCCGGTGCGCGGGCTGGTATGGGGCGCGATCTGGGCGCATGCGCTGCTGCTGGTACCCCGGTTGCTGCGCAAGGCGCTCTGA